The Xiphophorus couchianus chromosome 22, X_couchianus-1.0, whole genome shotgun sequence genome includes the window CAGCTGTCAGTGAGTGGAGCCAGCACAGGTAAGCCAAGGCTGCAGGGCTGCTTCAGGTTACAGGACATCATTTAGACTTCTCTGCTTAAACTGAGAATTTGGAAGTAAGACATGAAGCCAAAGGAAAGGAGGAAATTCGTCTCTGTCTAATCTGGAGCTGATCTTATGGGATCTAAAGAAAAAGTCACGGTTGAGGACACTTCAGGTAGGGGGCAGGCATCGAGAGGACACATACTGCGCTGTGAAATCATGTTCAATCAACTGCATTTACCAATCAGGTTATAGAAACATCTGAATCATGATCAGTGAAAATAGGCTCAATTTTGAGTTTGGCAAAGAGTAACTATGGTTTTAtagatgtaattttttaattccattcaaattcaaagatacttattccagaaaaaaaaagtaatgctGTTGTAACTcgtatcttcaaagagttgtggatggtgatgctgtgggcatgAAGGATCTCCAGTACTGATGTGTCTGACTGATTACTATCACAGTTTCATAACAGTTATGACATGCTAATAGCTCAATTTCTGGGCAGCAGAGACAATATTTTACATACAGAAccctgctaatccacctcattggCTTTTTCTGCTCCTCGTTAGATCTCTGTCTGGCTGTGTGGATAGAAAGTCAggcagagagatgttggagttgGGGATATGAACCTTGTCCATTATGATCAGTTGAGGAGAAAGTTTGATcgttctccttctccttctctctggTCTACGTCCATGAAGTCTCCTTTTAATTGGGATTTGGAGTCGTggttcaggtattatttgaggTGTTCATCAGCTGCTTCCAGTTGCAAAAAACTAGACCTTGTTTCCACAGTTATGCCTCACGGCTATCAGAAAGTAAAAACTTAAGAGCAAACATCCTTCAAGCTGCACAGCAACCAAAACCAGAGGGAGAAACTGCCCAGATACGCAATGCCTCaaccaaaaacatgaaaaaaaaaaaaatctccgaaaagaacaaaacagaacctATTCTGgatgttgaatttgttttttcgTTGGGGTAGTAACTCACTTTGGAATAAGGGTGCAACATAATATGTGGAAGAAGTGGAGCTTTGTGGATACTTTCCAGATGAACTACAGTCTTTTAGAGTCAACCATGAAGCATTTACTACTCCATTCACTATCTTCATAACAAGTTATTGGCAAACATTTCTTGAAGTAATTTTTAACACTGGCTTCACCTGCACAGCAGCCTCACTTAACGCTCCTCTCAAAACTTGTCGGGCTGGAGAAAGTAACCAGGTGTATTTATAGTACATCCGGTTTCACACCAATCACTGCTGGTCATTCAATTGATAGAAACaagaaagaataaattaaatatgttggCTAGAGTAGGCAgcagttttttcccctttgatAAGACATTCTTCACACTGGACTGGACTTATGTATGGAAACAAAAGCACTGGAGAATGTGCTGAATTTTCTAACAGAAAATCTTGATCCTGAAGAGTTTAGTATTAGAActcatttttacatattaatgGTTTGATTTCCTTAAACCTGATTTTTAAATTCTCCCCTGAACCCAGGACCCCCCTCGGTTACCTGGGAATCCATTTTCCCTTTGTACCAATTAAATGGACGGCTGTCTCATTGACATGCCTTTCAAAGTTAGTTGTATTTTATCTCCTCTTTATACGGAGAGGTCACACCTTAGTGATGGCTCGGCATGTGATGTATGGTCAGAGCGGCACGCTCATCTACTGACAAAGCCAGGCTGCCCGCTGCAGATAAGAACCAAAGAATGCATCAACCacctgagtgtgtgtgggggaaGAGATACAGGTTCTACTGCAGTGTGTGTCATACACACTGCCTGGCCAGTGTGCGATCCATCGAGGCTGACAGTGTATGACACAATGCACCTCCATAGCTGTACGCTTGCCAGATCTGCTGTGTGTGAGGAGATACATGGCCCGCCTGTGTTTTATCTGCAGCGAGAGACCTTCAGGTTTATCCTGTGTTTGTTGCTCTCGCCTCACCTCTGAAAATGATTTCATACATAGGAAGAAACATCAGAGAATCAACATCCTGACTGCAGTGCAATTCTGTTAAATGACCTCATTGCTTTGCTCTGACTTGATCCAGAgttgtttatattatttttccattaagcttgtttttgatgttttctgcCATCATCAGATGAGCTAGCTGAGTTTCTGATTTATGTGAGAACTCTGGACTACGACGATAAGCCTGACTACGAGCTTCTTAAAGAGCTGTTGCACTGTCGTGTCAAAGGAGGACTTGACCTGTCTGTGCCTGAAGGTCACCAAAGGTCAGCTGCCAAGGAGTCTTCTAAAAGAGAGAAGGTGAGAACAAAATGAGATGATTATCATTATGTGAAGTGTCTCCTAAGTAGTCATTGCAGCATTTTGATACATATCAGGATCAATACTGCAGGAATCATACATATCTCTAAACTCAAATTGTCAGAGTtttcagtaatgtttttttcccacttttagAGGATACAAAAATTCACCAAGAGCTTACTGATAAAATTCTCATTATGATCCCACCACCACATCCCAGCCCAGGCCTTTCACGACTGTCTTTGAACATATCAGGATGCGGTTCTGTGCTAGTTTGTCTGCAACAGGCTCCATCCTTCTCAATTCTAAATTAAAGAGTTGTGACACTTACAAACTAACCAAATATATTGACTGGCTTTTAAAAGAACATTAGGGACCAATATAGAGCTGCaagccttttattttttctgtttcacaatCTCTTCCTTTGTGAGACGGAGAACAGGCagaagaggagaggagcagCAGACTACATGTGCATTACTTATTtcatatgcaaatatttaagtttCCAAAAGGCTTCACAGTTGCCGAATAagacactttatttgaagtgaaTAACAAAATGACTAGTctgactttaaatgtttttccacacATGTTGGAAATTTTGATCAATATGTCAGAATCAAgtggtcattttttttctagggcagggttttctttttcatatttaatagaCTATTACTATTGTTGGAGAAGCTGCACTTCTAAAACATACAAGATGTCTGCTCTTGAGGAAAGAATTTTGCCACCCTGGGTCTAAGACTGTTTTTCCAATTTAAAATGAGTAACTCTGGgttgcatttaaaatttgaatttacAGCTCAACTATCTCCCTTCACAGAGCTGTAAATCTGATCTCTGGGGCAGGGCTTTTCTCCAACAGCCTGAAAGGTTCAAACTCAGTATTTCCTTTAGACATCAAGCGACTAGCAGAGTCAAGCAGGTGAACGTAACCCCACCAAATAATTGGGCTGCCATTGCTACAACCTTACATCCTCTATATCCCAGTCTAGGACTCCAAAATACAATCATTACAATAACACACCAACAAGACAACAGTTTTGTTCTAGACACTCCCTAAAGTGGAACAGGGTCCCACTGCATCCTTGAAGACCTGAACATGACCCTCTAAAGAACTTTTATGTTCTGGCTGAATTTTAATCTTAATTCAGCCATAGTTTTTCAGTCATTagtctttatttcagtttgtattaaataattacttgCTGCTATGTGACATGTGTTGCTGTTGAGTAGAGGTTAAGGTTTGGAGACCTGGTGAAGTCACCTGCCTTCTGTTTAGTGCACCCTTATACACAAACCATACACATAAAGAAGGATGCGCTTAATGTTTCGccataattaaatttttgtattcatttaaCAACCTCACCGCTGGCCGTTGAGGGTTTTCTTTGCCGAGTCTCTTGACCTCAGAGTGCAGAAACGTGATGGCAATGAAAGACAGGTTTAACCTTCTGGTGACATTCCCCTCTCCACCTCTAAGAGGAGCACGTCAGTGAAAGATGGTCAGACCTGACAGTGAAAGAAGACTACAGCCCCCTCCTCTGCATTCCCCAGAATCACTTCTTGACCCTGCGTGGCCCAGTGACCGCCCTCTCAACAGCCCAGTGAGGAGGAGCTGATGACACACACTTTACCCGGCAGAGGGTATCTCCAATTATGCTCCTaatttcctctcctctccttgTGTCATTTCATTTCCATGCTAAAGTGCTGGCCAGTTTGATCCCTTGTTAAACACAAGTGGCCATTTACTGACGCTTTagtgaggagaggaaatgtCAGTGGCGATAAAGGCCACAGAATCGTCTGCCATTACTGTTGGATAAATATGATTCTTTTATGGGCGATCACAGTTTGAAAGTGAAGAAGTGTTATTGAAAGCCAAGTTGAAGAAAGTTGCAAACTCcatttgtattaatattttaactctTCTTGAAGCATCAGAAAGGAGGAACAGCTAGAGGGTCTTGCAGAGCCAAGCTGGATGATGAAGAACTGGAACGCCCAAAGTCCAAACCGGTGTCAGCGCGCCACATACCCCCCACTAAATCCAGTGAGGTAAGCTAGAAACAGACACCTCACTTTTTTGTAATCATTGATTACATTGTGCCACAATTCAACATAACAATTCAATTTAATTGTTAGGTTCTTAACAACACCCAGCCCTACACAATACAGTGTTTTTTGTACCCTTAAAAGTTCAACCGTTTCTTAACTAAAGTGGCAACTATGTATTTTGCATCTCCAAAATTTTATTATGTAGGAAagttgtttaattttgaaaaatgaaaggattttttaaagtaagaaagAAGGTGAAGTTATGCAGTAAATGAAACCAAATCAAAATGGGGACAACTGCATTGAGGACAGTAGTGTCTGCATGTGGCGAATTTGACTGGCCAGTCTTAATGGTCATTGTCCATTTCACCAGAGGCACAAGTACAGCTCAGATGTTCATAAACAGCATAGAGCTCAACTACAAATCTTTTCTACAGTTgcacaaataataatttctcaGCGATTGTACTTCAGCGTTTTGGCTTTTTAAAGGGAAACTGAACGAAAGCCATAGACACAACCGAACTCTACATGTTTATTTACACCAAAAACCAGTGATCACTTCACCAGCAGCATGTTTTACACTTCAACCTGCAGGGTGACTGGGGAACAACAGCAAGAATAAGGCCTCCTCAAGattaaattagttattttaacaaacaatatttcaatgttctttttgttctcTTCAATTGTATCTGCAGTACCTGAAACCGGTAAACTGAACCTATTCATCAAACCGTTTGCCGGCTGCTTTAACAGAGAATGAGTCAAGTGAAATGAATCTGGAGTCGgattttacatgtaaaacactaaaaaccTGCTGTTTCTCTCCTTTCCTCCAAGAACAAAGAGGTTTCTCCTTCTAGAAAGTATTTACTGAGGCCGAGGCTCCCATGTATGTATGAAGAAAACGAAGacagtgaggaggaggatgaggaggaagaggaggaggagaaggatgTCAGACCCAAACGTATTTCTGCATGCTACCTGAGAGGTCCTCCCATTGGCCCTGCAGATCAGCCCAAACAGGTGTGAGGCCTGAAGGCTCACCGCCAAACGGCATTTTGAGACTTTCCTGAATCATTTTTTAGACGACTGTTCCACGCTACATCTTTAAGTGGCTCTTGAACTCAGAGATACAAATTGATcccaaaatctatttttatttttgttagctgtacaaaatacatatacatattcataaatttttttaacagagtacTAAATCCAAAAGACCTGACAACAAAACAGACGAGCAGACCAGGACCATGGCGAGACGAGAACATCAACGCAGCCTCCATAGCGGGGAACGGTGTGACAGGGAGAGACAGATGCATGATGGGGATTACAGAGAATGCTGGGATGAAAGGCCGCGTCAGAATGGAGGGCGGTACTGCCACATCCATTCAAAGTACAGCCAGATCATGTCAGAGTGCAAACCTGCCACCGTACAGAGAAACTCCTGGAAGTCCAGGTTTGTCTGTGTGGGATTTATCCTGCTGGTGGGAGCTGCTTTTTTCTTCGCTGAAGTTCAATTCAATAGCATAAGTGACTTATTTAGCAGGTAGAaggtcattttcttttcatgctgCTCCTCAGGTCTTCTGGGCGGCCATTTTCACTGTAATAGGCTGAAATACAAAGATAAGCATCACGTTGTTGTAATTAATGAATTATCTGTAAAGTTGAAagatgtggaagaaaaaatcTCATGCACAAATTACTAGAACTCTGACTCAGTTCTAGCTACTAAACTGCGTGTGAAGGCACTTTGAGAAGACAAGGCCAGATGATGAATGGATCCATATGAGTAGCTACTGAATATGTATGCGGCGCTGAGGCCAGGCCTTTGTGTCGGCTGCCTGCGTCCACATACCTTACTGCAGTAAGGACACTCTCCAAAAACAAGG containing:
- the LOC114138260 gene encoding serine/threonine-protein kinase VRK1-like isoform X1; translated protein: MAPPRKRALPRPLPDDFILTDTEKKKWRLGKIIGQGGFGLIYLASQDISRPVASDTDFVIKVEYHENGPLFSELKFYQRAAKPESVHKWKKGKKLSFLGIPTYWGSGLAEYKNLRYRFMAMDRLGCDLQQVCERNGGRLKKSTVLQIGKRLVDVLEYIHENEYVHADIKAANIMLGYRDLDQVYLADYGLSYRYAPDGVHKEYKENPKKGHNGTIEYTSLDAHNGVAPSRRGDLQILGFCLLHWLCGSLPWDNVLKNPIQVQEAKTILMDNLPGSVQQLSVSGASTDELAEFLIYVRTLDYDDKPDYELLKELLHCRVKGGLDLSVPEGHQRSAAKESSKREKHQKGGTARGSCRAKLDDEELERPKSKPVSARHIPPTKSSENKEVSPSRKYLLRPRLPCMYEENEDSEEEDEEEEEEEKDVRPKRISACYLRGPPIGPADQPKQSTKSKRPDNKTDEQTRTMARREHQRSLHSGERCDRERQMHDGDYRECWDERPRQNGGRYCHIHSKYSQIMSECKPATVQRNSWKSRFVCVGFILLVGAAFFFAEVQFNSISDLFSR